In Crassostrea angulata isolate pt1a10 chromosome 6, ASM2561291v2, whole genome shotgun sequence, a genomic segment contains:
- the LOC128186843 gene encoding uncharacterized protein LOC128186843, whose translation MDFTNRKDFLVGRLPFNDDRDSLDSCSLDSYMNSDASSLGHSPSFHESGRLIPGSAYTELTDSTLTLTPQSARWRPPTGFSPTSPPPMYYHPGQYHGKHCRNVMGVKGQKGTKPHGIPGRGYQPTRYGGQYVEVRHVDRYGHKYKSTKLPAIHTKLASVYGIPQTVEPIRCATVVHKNTGQRKTGPKQESIGVTLPPIHTGHAQSQCRKIQNKATKKTASVQAKATSGTIRSDLDVLQTRAMAPPFNTYVDEAASARFVRHYYDEHR comes from the coding sequence ATGGATTTCACAAATAGGAAAGACTTCTTGGTAGGAAGACTTCCCTTTAATGATGACAGAGATAGCTTGGACAGCTGTTCCCTGGACAGCTATATGAACAGCGACGCCTCTTCTCTCGGTCACTCGCCTTCGTTCCATGAGAGCGGCCGCTTGATTCCAGGGAGTGCCTACACAGAGTTGACAGACTCCACACTAACCTTGACCCCACAGAGTGCCAGGTGGCGACCCCCCACTGGCTTCTCGCCAACCAGTCCACCACCGATGTACTATCACCCCGGTCAGTATCATGGTAAACACTGCCGAAATGTAATGGGAGTCAAGGGACAGAAAGGGACCAAACCTCATGGGATCCCTGGTAGAGGATACCAACCGACACGATATGGCGGACAGTACGTAGAGGTCAGGCATGTAGACAGATATGGCCACAAGTACAAGAGCACCAAGCTCCCTGCTATCCATACAAAACTTGCTTCTGTGTATGGCATCCCTCAGACAGTCGAGCCTATAAGATGTGCAACGGTGGTCCACAAAAACACCGGACAGCGAAAGACTGGCCCAAAGCAAGAGTCCATCGGAGTGACCCTACCTCCCATACACACGGGGCATGCTCAAAGTCAATGCAGGAAAATCCAGAACAAAGCCACCAAGAAAACGGCCTCAGTTCAGGCCAAGGCGACCTCAGGGACCATCCGATCAGACCTGGATGTCTTACAAACCCGTGCTATGGCCCCACCCTTCAACACGTATGTAGACGAGGCAGCATCAGCCCGATTTGTCCGTCATTATTACGACGAGCATCGCTGA
- the LOC128186827 gene encoding E3 ubiquitin-protein ligase MIB2-like isoform X1, whose protein sequence is MEVGLRVVRGPDWKWGNQDGGEGHVGTVVEIGKPGSSTSPDKTVVVQWDSGSRTNYRVGYQGAYDLRVLDNAPIGVKHQNIICDACKKQGIQGMRWKCTKCHDFDLCTACYMADKHDLGHAFLRIENALSRGEKMPKRKDTQNSTRAQSFGIFSGAKVIRGPDWDWGNQDGKGGEGKIGKTTDIRGWDSESGRSVAHVTWQSGSTNVYRVGHKGKVDLKYIQSAPGWTYYKEHLPVLGEFTDVVAQGGIPCQFKVGDKVRVDLEADILKCMQEGHGGWNPRMAEYIGKVGTVHRITERGDVRVQYEGCSNRWTFHPGALTKVHVFAVNDCVRISDNIHQVKEMQKSHGEWTENMKTTLGRVGRVLKVYADGDLRVAVANQTWTFNPACCSIVPSIEPDNNNTNGGHEQRDHSTTLSDLLEQLMDIRADTTGPERLVREAAQGHADAVKDIVTKHPDKVDQKSSGKSALQVASHQGHKEIVQILLTHNAKLTVQDEDGDTALHYSAFGNQPEVMELLLKKGAQINALNNGGCSTLHVAVNKQHAECVRILLKNKCNVNIQDSYGDTALHDAIGKEKQDIIDGLINYPSIDFTLKNKRGFNVLHHAALKGNNFATEKILQKCRQIVDIKKDDGFSAIHLAALNGHRDVTFSLLTLGQANIEIRNNRQQTPLLLAVSQGHTSIVELLVSSGADLRVEDEDGDTTLHLALMRQSVTSEQENTPMLDSIREHLEKKGLEDITWGILMTCYLAEKGADLYHKNHQGKTPLSIIGDSKTEEVVQEYATGNVTNIPSSEKECIICEDQQASIKFEPCGHVVVCQECCQRVKKIKRCFTCRANIEFKKIGDKELSEPIDNPSTDEDITVCTICMERKKDTAFLCGHMVCHVCGESLRNCHMCRRVITKKIPIYL, encoded by the exons ATGGAGGTGGGTCTGAGAGTTGTCAGAGGCCCTGACTGGAAGTGGGGAAATCAGGACGGTGGAGAGGGACATGTGGGGACTGTTGTTGAAATCGGGAAACCAGGGAGCTCCACCTCACCAGACAAAACCGTGGTGGTGCAGTGGGACTCTGGGTCCAGGACAAACTATCGTGTGGGATATCAAGGAGCTTATGACCTACGAGTTTTAGACAACGCACCCATAG gtGTCAAACACCAGAACATAATTTGTGATGCCTGTAAAAAGCAAGGAATTCAAGGCATGCGATGGAAATGCACCAAATGTCATGACTTTGACCTGTGTACTGCATGTTACATGGCCGACAAGCATGATCTAGGACATGCATTTCTAAGAATAGAAAATGCTTTGTCTAGAGG tgaaaaaatgccGAAGAGAAAGGACACTCAGAACAGTACCCGAGCTCAGTCCTTTGGTATATTTTCTGGAGCCAAGGTCATTCGTGGACCTGACTGGGACTGGGGCAATCAAGATGGTAAAG GTGGAGAAGGGAAGATAGGAAAGACAACAGACATCCGGGGCTGGGACTCCGAATCTGGGCGCAGTGTGGCCCATGTAACCTGGCAGTCAGGCTCAACCAATGTATATAGGGTGGGACACAAAGGGAAGGTGGATCTCAAGTATATCCAGTCAGCCCCGGGCTGGACTTACTACAAGGAGCACTTACCTGTTCTAG GAGAATTTACAGATGTTGTGGCCCAGGGTGGCATTCCATGCCAGTTTAAAGTTGGAGATAAAGTCCGCGTGGACCTGGAAGCAGACATACTGAAGTGTATGCAGGAGGGACACGGAGGCTGGAATCCTCGAATGGCCGAG TACATTGGAAAGGTTGGAACAGTCCACAGAATAACAGAGAGGGGGGATGTCAGGGTGCAGTATGAAGGGTGCTCCAACAGGTGGACATTTCACCCTGGCGCTCTCACAAAG GTTCATGTGTTTGCTGTTAACGATTGTGTGAGGATCTCGGACAACATCCATCAAGTGAAGGAGATGCAGAAAAGCCACGGCGAGTGGACAGAGAACATGAAAACA ACCCTGGGTAGAGTAGGCAGAGTGTTAAAGGTTTACGCCGATGGAGACCTGCGGGTGGCAGTGGCCAATCAGACGTGGACGTTCAATCCAGCGTGTTGTTCTATTGTTCCGTCAATAGAGCCAGATAATAACAACACAAATGGCGGACATGAACAGCGAGATCACTCAA cAACCCTCTCTGACCTTTTGGAGCAGTTGATGGACATCAGAGCTGATACCACCGGCCCTGAGAGATTGGTCAGGGAGGCTGCTCAAGGTCATGCTGATGCGGTAAAGGACATTGTCACAAAACACCCAGATAAG GTGGACCAAAAGAGTTCTGGGAAGTCGGCTCTCCAGGTGGCCAGTCATCAAGGTCACAAAGAAATCGTTCAGATCCTCCTGACTCACAACGCTAAGCTCACCGTACAGGACGAGGACGGTGATACAGCTCTCCATTACTCCGCTTTTgg AAATCAACCTGAAGTGATGGAACTTCTACTCAAGAAAGGTGCTCAAATTAATGCATTGAACAATGGCGGATGTAGTACATTGCATGTGGCTGTCAACAAACAGCATGCGGAGTGTGTCCGAATCTTGCTTAAAAACAAGTGTAATGTAAACATACAG GATTCTTATGGCGACACAGCTTTACACGACGCCATCGGTAAAGAAAAGCAGGACATAATAGACGGCCTGATTAATTACCCAAGTATTGACTTCACTCTGAAGAACAAGCGAGGATTCAATGTACTTCACCATGCTGCCCTAAAGGGAAATAATTT TGCTACAGAGAAGATTCTTCAAAAATGTCGACAGATTGTGGATATCAAGAAGGATGATGGATTCTCTGCTATTCATTTGGCAGCACTAAATGGACATCGAGATGTCACCTTTTCACTTCTGACACTG GGCCAAGCTAACATCGAGATCAGAAACAACCGCCAGCAGACTCCGCTACTTCTGGCGGTGTCTCAGGGCCACACCTCCATTGTGGAGCTCCTGGTCAGCAGCGGTGCTGACCTTAGGGTGGAGGACGAGGATGGAGACACCACACTCCACCTGGCACTGATGCGGCAGAGCGTGACCTCAGAACAGGAGAACACACCAATGTTGGATTCG ATTCGAGAACATTTAGAGAAGAAGGGTTTGGAGGACATCACCTGGGGAATTCTGATGACGTGTTACCTGGCGGAGAAAGGAGCTGACCTGTATCACAAGAACCACCAGGGAAAGACCCCCCTCAGTATCATCGGGGACTCCAAAACAGAGGAGGTGGTGCAGGAGTATGCCACTGGAAA TGTCACCAACATTCCCTCCTCAGAGAAGGAGTGTATTATTTGTGAGGATCAGCAGGCCAGTATCAAGTTTGAGCCGTGCGGACATGTCGTGGTCTGTCAGGAGTGCTGTCAGAGGGTCAAGAAAATCAAACGATGTTTTACGTGCCGCGCCAACATCGAATTCAAGAAAATAG GTGACAAGGAATTGAGTGAACCGATTGACAATCCATCAACGGATGAAGACATTACGGTGTGTACAATCTGTATGGAGAGAAAGAAGGACACGGCTTTCCTGTGTGGTCACATGGTATGCCATGTGTGTGGGGAGTCGTTGCGGAACTGCCACATGTGTCGGAGAGTCATCACCAAGAAGATTCCAATCTATTTATAG
- the LOC128186827 gene encoding E3 ubiquitin-protein ligase MIB2-like isoform X2, producing MEVGLRVVRGPDWKWGNQDGGEGHVGTVVEIGKPGSSTSPDKTVVVQWDSGSRTNYRVGYQGAYDLRVLDNAPIGVKHQNIICDACKKQGIQGMRWKCTKCHDFDLCTACYMADKHDLGHAFLRIENALSRGEKMPKRKDTQNSTRAQSFGIFSGAKVIRGPDWDWGNQDGGEGKIGKTTDIRGWDSESGRSVAHVTWQSGSTNVYRVGHKGKVDLKYIQSAPGWTYYKEHLPVLGEFTDVVAQGGIPCQFKVGDKVRVDLEADILKCMQEGHGGWNPRMAEYIGKVGTVHRITERGDVRVQYEGCSNRWTFHPGALTKVHVFAVNDCVRISDNIHQVKEMQKSHGEWTENMKTTLGRVGRVLKVYADGDLRVAVANQTWTFNPACCSIVPSIEPDNNNTNGGHEQRDHSTTLSDLLEQLMDIRADTTGPERLVREAAQGHADAVKDIVTKHPDKVDQKSSGKSALQVASHQGHKEIVQILLTHNAKLTVQDEDGDTALHYSAFGNQPEVMELLLKKGAQINALNNGGCSTLHVAVNKQHAECVRILLKNKCNVNIQDSYGDTALHDAIGKEKQDIIDGLINYPSIDFTLKNKRGFNVLHHAALKGNNFATEKILQKCRQIVDIKKDDGFSAIHLAALNGHRDVTFSLLTLGQANIEIRNNRQQTPLLLAVSQGHTSIVELLVSSGADLRVEDEDGDTTLHLALMRQSVTSEQENTPMLDSIREHLEKKGLEDITWGILMTCYLAEKGADLYHKNHQGKTPLSIIGDSKTEEVVQEYATGNVTNIPSSEKECIICEDQQASIKFEPCGHVVVCQECCQRVKKIKRCFTCRANIEFKKIGDKELSEPIDNPSTDEDITVCTICMERKKDTAFLCGHMVCHVCGESLRNCHMCRRVITKKIPIYL from the exons ATGGAGGTGGGTCTGAGAGTTGTCAGAGGCCCTGACTGGAAGTGGGGAAATCAGGACGGTGGAGAGGGACATGTGGGGACTGTTGTTGAAATCGGGAAACCAGGGAGCTCCACCTCACCAGACAAAACCGTGGTGGTGCAGTGGGACTCTGGGTCCAGGACAAACTATCGTGTGGGATATCAAGGAGCTTATGACCTACGAGTTTTAGACAACGCACCCATAG gtGTCAAACACCAGAACATAATTTGTGATGCCTGTAAAAAGCAAGGAATTCAAGGCATGCGATGGAAATGCACCAAATGTCATGACTTTGACCTGTGTACTGCATGTTACATGGCCGACAAGCATGATCTAGGACATGCATTTCTAAGAATAGAAAATGCTTTGTCTAGAGG tgaaaaaatgccGAAGAGAAAGGACACTCAGAACAGTACCCGAGCTCAGTCCTTTGGTATATTTTCTGGAGCCAAGGTCATTCGTGGACCTGACTGGGACTGGGGCAATCAAGATG GTGGAGAAGGGAAGATAGGAAAGACAACAGACATCCGGGGCTGGGACTCCGAATCTGGGCGCAGTGTGGCCCATGTAACCTGGCAGTCAGGCTCAACCAATGTATATAGGGTGGGACACAAAGGGAAGGTGGATCTCAAGTATATCCAGTCAGCCCCGGGCTGGACTTACTACAAGGAGCACTTACCTGTTCTAG GAGAATTTACAGATGTTGTGGCCCAGGGTGGCATTCCATGCCAGTTTAAAGTTGGAGATAAAGTCCGCGTGGACCTGGAAGCAGACATACTGAAGTGTATGCAGGAGGGACACGGAGGCTGGAATCCTCGAATGGCCGAG TACATTGGAAAGGTTGGAACAGTCCACAGAATAACAGAGAGGGGGGATGTCAGGGTGCAGTATGAAGGGTGCTCCAACAGGTGGACATTTCACCCTGGCGCTCTCACAAAG GTTCATGTGTTTGCTGTTAACGATTGTGTGAGGATCTCGGACAACATCCATCAAGTGAAGGAGATGCAGAAAAGCCACGGCGAGTGGACAGAGAACATGAAAACA ACCCTGGGTAGAGTAGGCAGAGTGTTAAAGGTTTACGCCGATGGAGACCTGCGGGTGGCAGTGGCCAATCAGACGTGGACGTTCAATCCAGCGTGTTGTTCTATTGTTCCGTCAATAGAGCCAGATAATAACAACACAAATGGCGGACATGAACAGCGAGATCACTCAA cAACCCTCTCTGACCTTTTGGAGCAGTTGATGGACATCAGAGCTGATACCACCGGCCCTGAGAGATTGGTCAGGGAGGCTGCTCAAGGTCATGCTGATGCGGTAAAGGACATTGTCACAAAACACCCAGATAAG GTGGACCAAAAGAGTTCTGGGAAGTCGGCTCTCCAGGTGGCCAGTCATCAAGGTCACAAAGAAATCGTTCAGATCCTCCTGACTCACAACGCTAAGCTCACCGTACAGGACGAGGACGGTGATACAGCTCTCCATTACTCCGCTTTTgg AAATCAACCTGAAGTGATGGAACTTCTACTCAAGAAAGGTGCTCAAATTAATGCATTGAACAATGGCGGATGTAGTACATTGCATGTGGCTGTCAACAAACAGCATGCGGAGTGTGTCCGAATCTTGCTTAAAAACAAGTGTAATGTAAACATACAG GATTCTTATGGCGACACAGCTTTACACGACGCCATCGGTAAAGAAAAGCAGGACATAATAGACGGCCTGATTAATTACCCAAGTATTGACTTCACTCTGAAGAACAAGCGAGGATTCAATGTACTTCACCATGCTGCCCTAAAGGGAAATAATTT TGCTACAGAGAAGATTCTTCAAAAATGTCGACAGATTGTGGATATCAAGAAGGATGATGGATTCTCTGCTATTCATTTGGCAGCACTAAATGGACATCGAGATGTCACCTTTTCACTTCTGACACTG GGCCAAGCTAACATCGAGATCAGAAACAACCGCCAGCAGACTCCGCTACTTCTGGCGGTGTCTCAGGGCCACACCTCCATTGTGGAGCTCCTGGTCAGCAGCGGTGCTGACCTTAGGGTGGAGGACGAGGATGGAGACACCACACTCCACCTGGCACTGATGCGGCAGAGCGTGACCTCAGAACAGGAGAACACACCAATGTTGGATTCG ATTCGAGAACATTTAGAGAAGAAGGGTTTGGAGGACATCACCTGGGGAATTCTGATGACGTGTTACCTGGCGGAGAAAGGAGCTGACCTGTATCACAAGAACCACCAGGGAAAGACCCCCCTCAGTATCATCGGGGACTCCAAAACAGAGGAGGTGGTGCAGGAGTATGCCACTGGAAA TGTCACCAACATTCCCTCCTCAGAGAAGGAGTGTATTATTTGTGAGGATCAGCAGGCCAGTATCAAGTTTGAGCCGTGCGGACATGTCGTGGTCTGTCAGGAGTGCTGTCAGAGGGTCAAGAAAATCAAACGATGTTTTACGTGCCGCGCCAACATCGAATTCAAGAAAATAG GTGACAAGGAATTGAGTGAACCGATTGACAATCCATCAACGGATGAAGACATTACGGTGTGTACAATCTGTATGGAGAGAAAGAAGGACACGGCTTTCCTGTGTGGTCACATGGTATGCCATGTGTGTGGGGAGTCGTTGCGGAACTGCCACATGTGTCGGAGAGTCATCACCAAGAAGATTCCAATCTATTTATAG